GGGTGATCGGCACCCGCGTCTCGCGCAGCCACATGCGCCCGCGGCGCAGCGCCAGTCCCTCCGGGTCGAGCCGCCAGTAGGTGTGGCGAAACTGCTTGTGGCCGAGCAGCCAGCCCAGTCCGCCGCCAACCACCAGGCCGACCACGGCAAACGCGATGAACATCCGCAGCGCGTTGGCAGCGCTCGAATCCAGCAGCATCGTGCCCGGCACGGCCAAGGCTGCGCCCGCCACCGCGCCGGTCAGCGCCAGCCACGGCGTGGTGCCCAACAGGAACAGGGCACGCGCGCGCTGCGGCAGCGGCTGCCACGCAGGCTCATCGACAGCCGTCGTGGACGCGGTTTCGGGAAACGGTGGAACCATGCAGACAGTCCTTGGTGCGCGACGAACGCGGCGTGCTCAGTAGCACTGTGGCCGATAGGGGTTGTCCTCGCCGCTGCCGGGCGGGCGCAGCGAGTAACGCTTGTAGGTCCACTGGTACTGCGAGGGATCGCGCCGGGCGATGCGCTCGACCGCCGCGTTGAGGGCGGTCACCGCGACGGTCGGGTCCGGATCGGCCACCCCGTCAGGCGCTGCCTCGATGTGCACGGCAAACCCGGGTCCGGCCGGGTGGCTGTCGATGCGCTCGCAGTAGGCCATCAGCACGGTGGCGCCGCTGCGCGCGGCCAACCGGCCGAGCAGGCTCATGGTGAGCGCCTGGGTGCCGAAGAACTCACCGAACGCGCCATCGCCCTGCTTGGGCTGCTGGTCGGGCAGGATGCCGAGCACGCCGCCGGCGGCCAGACGCTTGAACAACTGGCGCACGCCTGCGGCCTCGGCGCGGATCTGGGTGACGCGCGGCGGCTGGCCGGTATCGCCGCTGTCATCGGCGCGCACCCGCTTGAGGAACTCCTCGCCGACCCGGGACTCTGGCGGCGCGTACAGGATCGCCAGCGGGGTACGCAGCGCCAGCCACTGGTTCAGCAGCTCCCAGTTGCCGTAGTGCGGGGCGGCGATGATCACCCCGCGGCCGGCGGCGATTGCCGCGTCCAGTAAAGCGGTGCCGTGCTCCTCGCGGATCAGGGCCATGTTTTCCGCATGCGGCCGGGTCCACAGCCGCAGTGTCTCCATCAGCTGGCGCGCGGTGGTGCGCAGCACTTCCTGCCGCAGCTCCTCGCGTTGCGCGGGATGCATGTCCGGGTAGGCGATCGCCAGGTTGCAGGCGGTGACCCGGCTCTCGCGGCTGGACGGCCGCAACACCACCTTGGCGAGCACGTC
This genomic interval from Lysobacter ciconiae contains the following:
- a CDS encoding PH domain-containing protein: MVPPFPETASTTAVDEPAWQPLPQRARALFLLGTTPWLALTGAVAGAALAVPGTMLLDSSAANALRMFIAFAVVGLVVGGGLGWLLGHKQFRHTYWRLDPEGLALRRGRMWLRETRVPITRVQHLDLKRGPLQRRRSLATLVVHTAGTRNSSVVVPNIDVDDAEFLRDRLGRQIDLDHDD
- a CDS encoding lauroyl acyltransferase; protein product: MSRLLAHVLYVFAALVARLPWRGLYGIADVLAKVVLRPSSRESRVTACNLAIAYPDMHPAQREELRQEVLRTTARQLMETLRLWTRPHAENMALIREEHGTALLDAAIAAGRGVIIAAPHYGNWELLNQWLALRTPLAILYAPPESRVGEEFLKRVRADDSGDTGQPPRVTQIRAEAAGVRQLFKRLAAGGVLGILPDQQPKQGDGAFGEFFGTQALTMSLLGRLAARSGATVLMAYCERIDSHPAGPGFAVHIEAAPDGVADPDPTVAVTALNAAVERIARRDPSQYQWTYKRYSLRPPGSGEDNPYRPQCY